A section of the Microbacterium sp. MM2322 genome encodes:
- a CDS encoding phosphotransferase — protein MPHEEALSGGNASGAVVRIGDSVRKPWTASTASVTAYVHALRAAGIDAPEPRGRDEAGRQVLEYVPGELALMHGTMAPAELGRVGAMVRAIHDASAGWTPPEDSLWESAIPAPASELVCHNDLAPWNLVMGERWVFIDWDAAAPSTRLWDLAYAAQAFALNDASADPADAAPGLAAFVDGYGADDELRDGLPDAMAERAAAMHDLLRRSHAAGVEPWASMFTAGHGDHWASVSDYVRSHRETWTDALRR, from the coding sequence ATGCCGCACGAAGAGGCGCTCTCGGGCGGGAACGCGAGCGGCGCCGTCGTCCGCATCGGCGACTCCGTGCGCAAGCCGTGGACGGCGTCGACGGCGAGCGTCACCGCCTACGTCCATGCACTTCGCGCCGCCGGGATCGATGCGCCCGAGCCGCGCGGCCGTGACGAGGCGGGGCGCCAGGTGCTCGAGTACGTGCCCGGCGAACTCGCGCTCATGCACGGCACGATGGCACCCGCGGAGCTCGGGCGGGTGGGAGCCATGGTGCGAGCGATCCACGACGCGAGCGCCGGGTGGACGCCGCCGGAGGACAGCCTCTGGGAGAGTGCGATCCCCGCGCCCGCCTCCGAACTCGTCTGCCACAACGACCTCGCGCCGTGGAACCTCGTGATGGGGGAGCGGTGGGTCTTCATCGACTGGGATGCCGCGGCCCCCAGCACTCGGCTGTGGGATCTCGCCTACGCCGCGCAGGCCTTCGCACTCAACGACGCATCCGCCGATCCCGCGGATGCCGCTCCGGGGCTCGCCGCGTTCGTCGACGGGTACGGCGCCGACGACGAGCTCCGAGATGGCCTGCCGGACGCGATGGCGGAGCGGGCGGCGGCGATGCACGACCTGTTGCGGCGCTCCCATGCGGCCGGTGTCGAGCCGTGGGCGTCGATGTTCACGGCCGGGCACGGCGACCACTGGGCATCCGTCTCCGACTATGTGCGATCCCACCGCGAGACCTGGACCGACGCGCTCCGACGATGA